AGGGACTCGGTACTTTCGCCGGACGTCGATAGCCCCATGAACGCCTGAGACGACATGACCCGACGCTATGCCATCTACTACGCCCCGCCCACGGGTTCGGCTCTGGCGGAGGTCGGCGCCGATCTGCTCGGCCGCGATCCGGAAACGGGAGAAGCCCGGCCGCAGCCGCGGCTCGACGGCATCGACCCCGACCGGTTCCACGCGATCACCGAGGACCCTCGCCATTACGGCTTCCACGCCACGCTGAAGGCGCCGTTCGCGCTTGCCGAGGGCGTGACCGGCGAGGCGCTGCACGCGGCGGCCGAAGCCTTCGCCGCCGGCCGTGCCCCCGCGGCGGGGCCGGCGCTGGCGCTCGCCTCGATCGGCGGCTTCCTGGCCCTGGTGCCCTCGGCGGCGGCGCCCGAGGTCCATGCCCTGGCCGATGCCTGCGTCGAGACGTTCGACCGGTTCCGCGCCCCGCTCACGGCCGCGGAGCTGGAACGGCGGCGCCGGTCGCCGCTGACGCCGGCGCAGGACCGGCATCTCGAACGCTGGGGTTATCCCTATGTGTTCGACGAGTTCCGCTTCCACATGACCCTGACCGCCCGCCTGACCGACAAGGCCGAGCACGAGCGGGTCCACGCCGCGTTGGTGGAGCGGACCGCGCCCGTCTGCGTCGATCCGCTGCGGATCGACGCCATCGCGGTGTATGAGCAGGACGACCGGCAGTCCCCGTTCCGCATCACCGGCCGCTACAAGCTGACGGGGGCGCCGGCATGACCGCCGTGGTGACGGCGGTCGGCCTCAGCCCCACCCACGACTTCAGCAAGCCGGTGCTGGACGCGATCCGCCTGCTCACCGGGCTCGGCGTCGAGGGCGACGCCCATATGGGGAAGACGGTGAAGCACCGGTCGCGGGTGAGGGTCGACCCGACCCAGCCGAATCTGCGCCAGGTGCATCTGATCCAGGGCGAGCTGCATGACGAGCTGGCGGCGGCCGGCTTCACCGTGCGGCCCGGCGACCTGGGCGAGAACGTCACCACCCGGGGCATCGACCTGCTGGGCCTGCCGACCGGCGCCAGGCTGCGCCTCGGCGCCGAGGCGGTGGTCGAAATCACCGGCCTGCGCAACCCCTGCAGCCAGATCGATGGTTTCCAGCAGGGGCTGCTGAAGCTGGTCGTCGGCCGCGACGAGGCCGGCAACCTAGTGCGCAAGGCCGGGGTGATGGGCATCGTCCTGGCCGGCGGCGTGGTCCGCCCCGGCGACCCGATCGCGATCGAGCTGCCGCCGGAGCCGCACCGCCCGCTGGAACGGGTGTAGCCCGCGCTCCGCGACCACCGCCGCAGATTGGTCTTCGGCAGCTCGATCAGCTCGCTGCCGCGACCTCCTCGTGCCGCACGTGGATCCAGTCGATCGTCTTCTTCCGCCAAAGGCTGTCGGTCAGCCCGTTCAGGGAATTGCCAACGATGCCGTAGATCCGCTGGATCCCGGCATCGGCCAGCATGTCGGCGATCAGATCGGCAACCGTTCTCTTGCCGGTCCTCCTGCAATCGGGTTGGGCGGCATGATAGCCGGAAGAGGCACTGTCCGAAGCCAGAACGATTCGATGGCGGCTGCAACAGGTTTCGTGGACCCCGGCATGCGGGCGTAGCGCTGCCCGGCCGGACCGCACTGCTCTAGGGTCCCGATCTTGCACCCTTTGGTAAGACAAATCGATCATCGAACGGCAGAGCCGACATGACCCATGCCATCGCCGCCGACCTTCCGTCGAGGCGCCTCAACGCCGGTGACTACAGGACCCTCGGCCTGGCCGCGCTCGGCGGCGCGCTGGAATTCTACGATTTCGTGGTCTTCATCTACTTTGCGGCCGCGGTCGGGCAGCTGTTCTTCCCGGCGGAGATTCCGGACTGGCTGCGCCAGTTCCAGACTTTCGGAATCTTCGCCGCCGGCTATCTGGTGCGGCCGCTGGGCGGGATCGTCATGGCGCATTTCGGCGACCGACTGGGCCGAAAGCAGATGTTCACGCTCAGCATCCTGCTGATGGCGGCGGCCACGCTCGGCATGGGGCTGCTGCCCACTTATGGCCAGATCGGCGTCTGGGCGCCGGTGGCCCTGCTGCTGCTGCGCATCCTGCAGGGTGCCGCGATCGGCGGCGAGGTCCCGGGCGCCTGGGTGTTCGTGGCCGAGCACGTGCCGGCCGACCGCATCGGCTATGCCTGCGGCACGCTGACCGCCGGGCTGACCGCCGGCATC
The sequence above is drawn from the Inquilinus sp. Marseille-Q2685 genome and encodes:
- a CDS encoding DUF1045 domain-containing protein, which gives rise to MTRRYAIYYAPPTGSALAEVGADLLGRDPETGEARPQPRLDGIDPDRFHAITEDPRHYGFHATLKAPFALAEGVTGEALHAAAEAFAAGRAPAAGPALALASIGGFLALVPSAAAPEVHALADACVETFDRFRAPLTAAELERRRRSPLTPAQDRHLERWGYPYVFDEFRFHMTLTARLTDKAEHERVHAALVERTAPVCVDPLRIDAIAVYEQDDRQSPFRITGRYKLTGAPA
- a CDS encoding MOSC domain-containing protein, with translation MTAVVTAVGLSPTHDFSKPVLDAIRLLTGLGVEGDAHMGKTVKHRSRVRVDPTQPNLRQVHLIQGELHDELAAAGFTVRPGDLGENVTTRGIDLLGLPTGARLRLGAEAVVEITGLRNPCSQIDGFQQGLLKLVVGRDEAGNLVRKAGVMGIVLAGGVVRPGDPIAIELPPEPHRPLERV
- a CDS encoding thiamine pyrophosphate-binding protein — protein: MIDLSYQRVQDRDPRAVRSGRAALRPHAGVHETCCSRHRIVLASDSASSGYHAAQPDCRRTGKRTVADLIADMLADAGIQRIYGIVGNSLNGLTDSLWRKKTIDWIHVRHEEVAAAS